A genomic segment from Maniola jurtina chromosome 9, ilManJurt1.1, whole genome shotgun sequence encodes:
- the LOC123867965 gene encoding ommochrome-binding protein-like produces the protein MSTNCLMVRKKAYKKQVVLADVNIPYKFSIDRNRNKLFFCINADEFSDQSFHNVILDLNTASVEVVPNIRNGFASAVDQNTGSVYLGGSDGIYKYSYQTHDIEKPALVRGVDIFDMHFKDDLYFVDTTNLDLHVLRNNQQSIVPSVEEYGIHHCAIDGNDNLILANPTGLFLMPKGAKSPIRLSGNDNIENIRGITTDVHGEPYLIAQNGIYSIDHVNKQVEMILPLENGYALAFDKDNNIIFSDERSVVKLIQY, from the coding sequence ATGTCAACCAATTGTCTAATGGTGCGCAAGAAAGCTTATAAAAAACAGGTGGTTTTGGCCGATGTAAACATTCCATACAAGTTTTCGATAGACAGAAATagaaataaactatttttttgtattaatgcCGATGAGTTTTCAGACCAAAGTTTCCACAATGTTATTCTCGATCTGAATACAGCATCTGTTGAAGTCGTACCGAATATAAGGAACGGGTTCGCTAGTGCTGTTGACCAAAATACTGGTTCTGTTTACCTCGGCGGAAGTGACGGAATATATAAATACAGTTATCAAACGCACGATATAGAAAAGCCAGCGCTTGTAAGAGGAGTCGACATATTCGATATGCATTTCAAAGATGACTTATATTTTGTAGATACAACTAATCTTGACTTGCATGTCTTGAGAAATAACCAACAATCTATCGTACCGTCTGTTGAGGAATATGGAATACATCATTGTGCAATAGATGGAAATGACAATTTGATTCTTGCAAATCCCACTGGACTCTTTTTGATGCCAAAAGGAGCGAAGTCTCCTATAAGATTAAGTGGTAATGATAATATTGAAAACATACGGGGCATCACGACAGACGTTCACGGAGAACCTTATTTAATTGCACAAAACGGAATTTATTCAATAGATCACGTAAATAAACAAGTTGAAATGATATTGCCTTTGGAAAATGGATACGCTTTAGCTTTTGATaaagacaataatattatctttagcGATGAGCGATCTGTTGTAAAATTGATacagtattaa